Proteins encoded within one genomic window of Bacteroides sedimenti:
- a CDS encoding TonB-dependent receptor yields MRKHFVHFLFTTLLITFCAASTYAQSVVKGKVVDAETNEELIGASVMVEGTSTGVVTGMDGSFTLNVKSANPTLLFKYIGYKDLKMKLTQKGKVDLGTITMQSNTVALADITITSSVAIQRKTPVAVSTLDPVFIEEKLGTQEFPEILKSTPGVYATKQSGGYGDSRINLRGFESANIAVMVNGVPMNDMEWGGVYWSNWAGLSDVTRSMQVQRGLGASKICSPSVGGSINIITRTTDAKKGGSVLYGIGNDGYNKIGFNMSTGMNEKGWAFSILGSKTWGDGYIQGTAFTAYSWFVNISKKINDNQSLSLTALGAPQFHNKRYDQLTILEWAKQAQFGRRYNATYGFDANGQERVGSNYNYYHKPQISLNHNWQINYKSSLSTSLYMSIGQGGGYSAQGNNRSSFYGATNGIPNTTYRKIDGTFDYATLMQDNATADNGSLAAMSSSINNHLWYGAISTYTCELAQSLSLQAGLDLRYYKGTHTNKLVDLYGGSFFIDPARSSSTNWRKDDLGYVNEKLKVGDVVYRDYDGFVTQEGAFAQLEYSKDKLSAFASGNINNNSYWRKDRFYYDNKKSEVVNKLGFGGKGGANYNLDDHNNVFANVGFFSRTPFYSGGIFLSSALSNALNPNSTNEKVFSYEVGYGYKSKVLSANVNVYRTAWKDKTMTKAVVSGDAASNYINMNGVNALHQGAELDFKYKPFNELQITGMLSLGDWNWDSNATGFWYNRNGEALNKKSEVVPAGSPDHAQSTLNLKGIHVGNSAQTTAALGVNYEFMKGLRFGLDGNYYGRNFSNFDISVADIKSSGVQPFSQPWRIPDAFVFDFNMNYRFKIGNLDASLNANVKNILNEKYITDAQDNGAKTGGHGWSDATVFYGFGRTWSSSIKINF; encoded by the coding sequence ATGAGAAAACATTTTGTTCATTTCCTATTCACAACTCTACTTATAACCTTTTGTGCGGCATCAACGTACGCTCAATCAGTGGTTAAAGGTAAAGTGGTAGATGCAGAGACTAATGAAGAATTAATTGGTGCATCGGTAATGGTTGAAGGAACCTCGACAGGGGTTGTAACCGGCATGGACGGTTCCTTCACTTTAAATGTAAAGTCGGCTAACCCTACTTTACTTTTCAAGTACATAGGCTATAAGGACCTGAAGATGAAACTTACCCAGAAAGGGAAAGTTGATTTGGGTACCATCACAATGCAGTCAAACACTGTAGCTTTAGCCGACATTACTATTACTTCTTCAGTTGCTATTCAGCGTAAGACTCCAGTTGCCGTTTCAACTTTAGACCCAGTATTTATTGAAGAAAAGTTAGGTACACAGGAGTTTCCAGAGATATTAAAATCAACCCCAGGTGTATATGCTACAAAGCAAAGTGGAGGTTATGGAGATTCGCGTATTAACCTTCGTGGTTTTGAATCAGCCAATATTGCAGTAATGGTAAATGGAGTTCCAATGAATGATATGGAATGGGGAGGGGTATACTGGTCAAACTGGGCCGGATTATCAGATGTTACCCGTTCTATGCAGGTTCAACGTGGTTTGGGAGCTTCAAAAATCTGTTCTCCTTCAGTTGGTGGATCTATTAATATTATCACTAGAACAACTGATGCTAAAAAAGGTGGCTCTGTTCTTTACGGAATCGGCAACGATGGATATAATAAAATAGGTTTTAATATGTCTACAGGCATGAATGAAAAAGGATGGGCTTTTTCTATTCTAGGTTCTAAAACATGGGGCGACGGATACATTCAAGGTACCGCCTTTACTGCTTATTCTTGGTTTGTAAATATATCAAAGAAAATCAATGATAATCAGAGCTTATCATTAACAGCTCTTGGAGCTCCACAGTTTCATAATAAACGATATGACCAATTAACAATCCTTGAATGGGCAAAACAAGCTCAATTTGGTCGTAGATATAATGCAACATATGGTTTTGATGCAAACGGCCAGGAGAGAGTTGGCTCTAACTATAATTACTACCATAAACCTCAGATCTCATTAAATCATAACTGGCAGATAAACTATAAATCGAGTTTATCAACTTCTCTCTATATGTCAATTGGACAAGGTGGGGGATATTCTGCTCAAGGTAATAACCGGTCTTCTTTTTATGGAGCAACAAATGGAATTCCTAATACAACTTATAGGAAGATAGACGGAACATTTGACTATGCTACATTGATGCAGGATAATGCAACTGCAGACAATGGAAGTTTAGCTGCAATGTCTTCAAGTATTAATAACCATTTATGGTATGGTGCAATTTCTACTTATACTTGTGAACTGGCTCAGTCTCTTTCTTTACAGGCTGGTCTTGACCTTCGATACTACAAAGGTACTCATACTAATAAGTTAGTTGATTTGTATGGAGGATCATTTTTCATTGACCCGGCACGATCATCTTCTACAAACTGGAGAAAAGATGATTTGGGATATGTTAATGAAAAACTGAAAGTAGGTGATGTTGTTTATCGTGATTATGATGGTTTTGTAACACAAGAAGGTGCTTTTGCACAATTAGAATATTCAAAGGATAAACTATCGGCTTTTGCTTCAGGTAATATTAATAATAATTCTTATTGGCGTAAAGATCGTTTTTACTACGATAACAAAAAATCTGAAGTTGTTAACAAGTTAGGATTTGGAGGTAAAGGTGGTGCAAATTATAACTTAGATGATCACAATAACGTTTTTGCTAATGTTGGTTTCTTCTCAAGAACTCCTTTCTACTCAGGTGGAATCTTTTTATCAAGTGCATTAAGCAATGCGTTAAATCCTAACTCAACAAATGAAAAGGTATTTTCTTATGAAGTAGGTTATGGATATAAATCAAAAGTTTTATCTGCAAATGTAAACGTGTATCGTACAGCGTGGAAGGATAAAACGATGACGAAAGCCGTAGTTAGTGGTGATGCTGCAAGTAATTATATTAATATGAATGGTGTGAATGCCTTACATCAGGGTGCTGAACTTGATTTTAAATATAAACCGTTTAACGAACTTCAAATAACAGGTATGTTATCTTTAGGAGATTGGAACTGGGATAGTAATGCAACAGGTTTCTGGTATAATAGAAATGGTGAAGCATTGAATAAAAAATCTGAAGTAGTACCTGCAGGTAGCCCTGACCACGCACAATCAACATTGAATTTAAAAGGAATTCATGTAGGAAACTCTGCACAGACAACTGCTGCTCTGGGAGTTAATTATGAATTTATGAAAGGATTGCGTTTTGGCCTTGATGGAAACTATTATGGACGCAATTTCTCTAACTTTGATATTTCTGTTGCAGATATTAAATCAAGTGGTGTGCAACCTTTCTCTCAGCCATGGCGAATTCCTGATGCTTTTGTTTTTGACTTTAATATGAACTATCGTTTTAAAATTGGAAACTTAGATGCAAGCTTGAATGCTAATGTTAAGAATATCTTGAACGAGAAATATATTACTGATGCACAAGACAATGGTGCAAAAACAGGTGGACACGGATGGAGTGATGCAACAGTGTTCTATGGTTTTGGAAGAACTTGGTCATCTTCTATAAAAATTAATTTCTAA
- a CDS encoding choice-of-anchor J domain-containing protein, which yields MKKILFITTLFTSALVLSSCNHEPDFPGLDEATRPTAVKKITVDFAGTYPSKQTGGNYFTESVPASDVIPSWLSSKYYSLDSASIATVAYDYMEMTQEVSLMQNFTDAAPDKAPTEIDGWYNITTKGSKTWVNRAYSGNIYSQFSAYGEPGESVGWLISPRVLVSNGMKLTFDACIGNFDATCLQILVSTNFNGINVATATWVDKSSAFTIPAPATGYGTLGPVGTLDLSSYAGKNISVAFKYSGDGVNHKTTTYQIDNVKIYKDVKSVTKKTDNFKFDGKQWNWVDPAPVYESINQTFERPVTVNAETTIDDWMNATLQGTLTWIDKTFSGNTYTQFTANKAPGICEGWFIAPKVKVVPNMKLSFDVNVGYYNADCLQVLISTDFKSNKDKISSATWEDVTSNFTIPQTPTTTYGVIAPAGEMSLAKYEGKIINVAFKYLGTGPNVKTTTYQIDNVFVGVK from the coding sequence ATGAAGAAAATATTATTTATTACGACTCTTTTTACATCAGCTTTAGTGTTAAGCTCTTGTAATCATGAACCCGACTTTCCCGGATTAGATGAGGCTACCCGACCTACTGCTGTAAAAAAAATAACTGTTGATTTTGCTGGAACATATCCAAGTAAACAAACAGGAGGGAACTATTTTACAGAATCTGTTCCTGCCTCGGATGTTATACCTTCCTGGTTGTCTTCTAAATATTATTCTTTAGATTCAGCCTCAATTGCGACAGTGGCATATGACTATATGGAAATGACTCAAGAGGTATCTTTGATGCAAAACTTCACTGATGCTGCTCCTGATAAAGCTCCTACCGAAATTGACGGGTGGTACAATATTACAACTAAAGGATCCAAAACATGGGTAAACAGAGCCTATAGCGGCAATATTTATTCTCAGTTTAGTGCTTATGGAGAACCAGGAGAATCTGTGGGATGGCTAATATCTCCACGTGTTCTTGTTAGCAATGGCATGAAACTAACGTTTGATGCTTGTATTGGTAATTTTGATGCGACCTGTTTGCAAATATTGGTTTCTACTAATTTTAATGGTATAAATGTTGCTACAGCTACATGGGTAGATAAGTCTTCTGCTTTCACTATACCAGCTCCGGCAACAGGTTATGGAACTCTAGGCCCTGTTGGTACATTAGATTTGAGTAGTTATGCTGGAAAGAACATTTCGGTTGCCTTTAAATACTCAGGAGATGGTGTTAATCATAAGACTACGACTTATCAGATAGATAATGTTAAGATATATAAGGATGTAAAGTCTGTAACAAAAAAGACTGATAATTTTAAGTTTGACGGCAAACAGTGGAATTGGGTTGATCCGGCTCCAGTATATGAAAGCATTAATCAAACATTTGAAAGACCTGTTACTGTTAATGCAGAAACAACGATCGACGATTGGATGAATGCAACATTGCAAGGAACTTTAACTTGGATAGATAAAACCTTTAGTGGAAACACTTATACTCAATTTACGGCAAATAAAGCACCAGGTATCTGCGAAGGTTGGTTTATTGCTCCTAAAGTTAAGGTTGTACCAAATATGAAATTATCATTTGATGTTAATGTTGGCTATTATAATGCTGATTGTCTTCAGGTACTTATCTCAACTGATTTCAAGAGTAATAAAGACAAAATATCATCTGCAACATGGGAAGATGTAACATCTAACTTTACTATTCCTCAAACACCTACAACAACTTATGGTGTAATAGCTCCTGCTGGTGAGATGTCACTTGCTAAATATGAAGGTAAAATTATTAATGTAGCCTTTAAATATTTAGGTACTGGTCCAAATGTAAAAACTACAACTTATCAAATTGATAATGTTTTTGTTGGAGTGAAATAA
- a CDS encoding 30S ribosomal protein S16, producing MATKIRLQRRGRKSYAFYQIVIADSRAPRDGKFIEKIGTYNPNTDPATIDLNFERALKWVLTGAQPTDTVRNILSSEGVYMKKHLLGGVAKGAFGEAEAEAKFEAWKNNKQNGLAALKAKNEEAAKAEAKARLDAEKKVNEAKAQALAEKKAAELAAEAAAAAPAEEAPAEEAPAAE from the coding sequence ATGGCAACTAAAATCAGATTGCAAAGACGCGGTCGCAAGAGCTACGCGTTCTATCAGATTGTTATTGCGGACAGCAGAGCACCACGTGATGGTAAATTTATTGAAAAAATCGGTACTTACAACCCTAATACCGATCCTGCAACAATAGATTTGAATTTCGAACGTGCATTAAAATGGGTTCTTACCGGAGCTCAACCAACTGACACAGTTCGTAACATTCTTTCCAGCGAAGGCGTTTATATGAAGAAACACCTCCTTGGCGGTGTTGCTAAAGGCGCATTTGGTGAAGCTGAAGCTGAAGCTAAATTCGAAGCTTGGAAGAACAACAAACAAAACGGTCTTGCTGCATTGAAAGCAAAGAACGAAGAAGCTGCTAAAGCTGAAGCTAAAGCACGCTTAGATGCTGAAAAGAAAGTAAACGAAGCAAAAGCTCAGGCATTAGCAGAAAAGAAAGCTGCTGAACTTGCTGCTGAAGCTGCCGCTGCAGCTCCTGCTGAAGAAGCACCTGCAGAAGAAGCTCCTGCTGCTGAATAA
- a CDS encoding ferritin, translating to MISKKLQDAINEQINAEMWSSNLYLSMSVFFAKEGFNGFASWMKHQSHEEMGHAYSMMDYMIKRGGTPVVGMINVVPTGWGSPLEVFESAYKHEVHISELIDKLVDVAAAERDKASQDFLWGFVREQVEEEATIKDIVDKLRIAGTTGIFYIDAQLGQRK from the coding sequence ATGATAAGCAAAAAGTTACAAGATGCTATTAATGAGCAAATTAATGCAGAGATGTGGTCGTCGAATCTCTATTTGTCAATGTCGGTGTTCTTTGCAAAGGAAGGATTTAATGGTTTTGCATCATGGATGAAACATCAATCTCACGAAGAAATGGGGCATGCTTACTCCATGATGGACTACATGATAAAAAGAGGTGGAACTCCGGTAGTAGGTATGATAAATGTGGTTCCGACAGGGTGGGGAAGCCCTCTGGAGGTTTTTGAAAGTGCTTATAAGCATGAAGTGCATATTTCTGAATTGATTGACAAGCTGGTGGATGTTGCCGCAGCGGAAAGAGATAAGGCCTCGCAGGATTTTCTATGGGGATTTGTTCGTGAACAGGTTGAAGAGGAAGCTACCATTAAAGATATTGTAGATAAGTTGAGAATTGCAGGTACAACAGGTATATTCTATATTGATGCTCAGTTAGGACAGAGAAAATAA
- a CDS encoding DUF2752 domain-containing protein, producing MNSKNKKIRKVLLIGIFLIFLFMLYSYNPQHNIFFPKCPIYQLTGWQCPGCGSQRAIHCLMHLDFIQAFRYNAMMVFSIPYVVFGIYIEYFNGKSRHPRMRKFLFGEKACYLLLIIITIFTVGRNLIG from the coding sequence ATGAATTCAAAAAATAAGAAAATCAGAAAAGTACTTTTAATAGGTATTTTTCTGATTTTCTTATTTATGCTTTATTCATATAACCCACAACATAACATTTTCTTTCCCAAATGCCCCATCTATCAACTTACCGGATGGCAATGCCCCGGATGTGGTTCACAAAGGGCTATTCATTGTTTAATGCATCTTGACTTTATACAGGCTTTCAGATACAATGCAATGATGGTTTTCTCTATTCCTTATGTCGTTTTCGGAATATATATCGAATATTTTAATGGCAAAAGCAGGCATCCTCGAATGCGAAAATTTCTTTTCGGAGAGAAGGCCTGCTATCTGCTTCTTATTATAATTACGATTTTCACCGTTGGGCGAAACCTGATTGGATAA
- a CDS encoding CD225/dispanin family protein, whose product MALNTCPDCGSQVSSEATNCPNCGKPFTHNTEAPNFSQEPSNELPPKTWLVESILATLFCCLPFGIVGIINAAKVESNWYAGRKEIALKASRDAKKWTMIALYCGIAVGVLYILYFVVLGAAFYSSSL is encoded by the coding sequence ATGGCATTAAACACTTGTCCAGACTGCGGAAGTCAAGTTTCTTCCGAAGCAACAAATTGCCCAAATTGCGGCAAACCTTTTACTCATAATACCGAAGCCCCCAATTTCAGTCAAGAGCCAAGTAATGAGCTTCCTCCCAAAACATGGTTGGTTGAATCAATTCTTGCAACTCTCTTTTGTTGTTTGCCATTTGGTATCGTCGGAATAATTAATGCAGCTAAAGTAGAATCAAATTGGTATGCAGGAAGAAAAGAGATTGCACTGAAAGCATCAAGAGATGCAAAAAAATGGACGATGATTGCATTATATTGCGGAATTGCCGTAGGTGTGTTATATATACTTTACTTTGTTGTACTAGGAGCTGCATTTTACAGCAGTAGTTTGTAA
- a CDS encoding glycoside hydrolase family 2 TIM barrel-domain containing protein: protein MKNKLTLTWMAFIPLLAFAQNNRYEMITNPNLTSINREMPRSTFTSYTSEEAAIKNDRKSDTYRISLNGTWKFNYAENFDERPLEFMKPEFDSSKWSDIKVPGNWERQGFGTPIYVNTTYEFTSPGYKPFWDEPNPPYVPKDWNPTGTYRREFNLPSDWQGKEIFLSADGTKGAAFYYLNGTFLGMNKDSKTPARFKISNLVKPGKNVLAIQIHRFSDATYLECQDMWRLSGIEREIYMYAQPKVRIADFTVHSPLDKSYKNGEFSMDVQINNASGEKKSVTALYSLLDADGKTVLQNQEKAAVNESAKISFGKKIIENVKSWNAETPNLYTLVLTLKDENGKLLESTSTKVGFRTVAIINKQFTVNGKPVLVKGVNVHEHNEVNGHYVTEDLMMKDFTLWKKYNVNTVRTCHYPQQERFYELCDQYGIYVIDEANIESHGMGYDLRKGGTLANNPLFEAAHLYRTENMYLRDKNHPCVVTWSLGNEAGNGICFYNTYKYLKAQDSSRPVQYERAGLEWNTDIYCPMYSRPADIERYAKNPNADRPLILCEYAHAMGNSLGNFKEYWDIIKKYPLLQGGCIWDWVDQGFLEKTKDGRKYWTYGGDYGKIGTPSDGDFCINGLVYPDRTTKPATEEMRKVYQNIDFDTDFKKGKAIIYNGFFFTNLNKYDFTYTIKREGKSVFTEKFNIDCEPGDSVSIDLKNLPTTPATTGDDRIEFEAKIRTAEPLLPVGYVIAREQKCINPFRKPVAPVVKPATVKETGSQVVLTGKEFKATFDKKNGMLISYIYKGTEYILNENGLHPNFWRAPTDNDYGAGLPRKLKAWKEASYQDVVAKNFSVTSNDKASKVSCTYEFPGTESTWDITYTVYENGTIKVDNKFVAANEKTPMIPRVGLRMQLPVSFENMTYYGRGPKENYRDRRTSQFHGEFTTNVKNNYEGYIRPQENSHHTDIYWCAFTDKSGKGLLLVADRTFEINASPYTLESMDSGESIDNDKPITEKTNHRHLTDPQPQKLIDLCIDYRMMGVGGDDSWGALPHKEYLIFPGKGPISYGFTLVPFKKGTDYKKMILQY, encoded by the coding sequence ATGAAAAACAAACTAACACTAACATGGATGGCCTTCATTCCGTTGCTTGCTTTTGCGCAGAACAACAGATATGAAATGATCACCAATCCAAACCTGACAAGCATTAATCGGGAAATGCCGCGAAGTACATTTACATCGTACACATCAGAAGAGGCGGCAATTAAAAATGACCGTAAGTCTGACACTTACCGTATTTCACTTAACGGAACATGGAAATTTAATTATGCAGAAAATTTCGATGAGCGTCCTTTAGAATTTATGAAGCCGGAGTTCGATTCCAGCAAATGGAGCGACATCAAAGTGCCCGGCAATTGGGAACGTCAGGGATTCGGAACTCCTATTTATGTAAATACAACCTATGAATTTACCTCTCCCGGATATAAACCTTTTTGGGATGAACCAAATCCTCCTTATGTTCCAAAGGACTGGAACCCTACCGGTACTTATCGCCGTGAGTTCAATTTGCCTTCAGACTGGCAGGGAAAAGAAATCTTCCTGAGTGCGGATGGTACAAAAGGTGCAGCATTCTACTACCTGAATGGTACGTTTCTAGGGATGAATAAAGATTCAAAAACTCCGGCCCGTTTTAAGATAAGCAATCTGGTAAAGCCCGGAAAGAATGTTCTTGCAATTCAGATACACCGTTTCTCGGATGCCACTTATCTGGAGTGTCAGGACATGTGGAGATTGAGCGGAATAGAGAGAGAAATCTATATGTATGCACAGCCTAAAGTACGAATTGCAGATTTCACTGTTCATTCTCCATTGGATAAGAGCTACAAGAATGGTGAATTCAGTATGGATGTACAGATTAACAACGCAAGTGGCGAGAAGAAATCAGTTACTGCATTGTATAGCCTGCTGGATGCCGATGGCAAAACAGTTCTTCAGAATCAGGAAAAAGCAGCGGTTAATGAATCAGCTAAAATCTCTTTCGGGAAAAAGATAATAGAGAATGTAAAATCATGGAATGCAGAAACTCCCAATTTATACACACTTGTTCTTACCCTGAAAGATGAAAACGGCAAACTGCTGGAATCAACCAGTACAAAGGTTGGATTCCGCACAGTTGCCATCATCAACAAGCAATTCACTGTAAATGGCAAACCTGTCCTCGTCAAAGGAGTAAACGTACATGAGCACAACGAAGTAAACGGCCACTACGTTACAGAAGATTTAATGATGAAGGATTTCACGTTGTGGAAGAAATACAACGTAAACACCGTTCGTACCTGCCACTATCCTCAGCAGGAACGTTTTTATGAACTATGCGACCAATATGGTATTTATGTGATAGATGAAGCAAACATTGAATCACACGGCATGGGATACGATTTGAGAAAAGGGGGAACACTGGCAAACAATCCTCTTTTCGAAGCGGCACACCTTTATCGTACAGAGAATATGTATCTTAGAGACAAGAACCATCCTTGTGTAGTTACCTGGTCACTGGGGAACGAAGCAGGAAACGGAATCTGTTTCTACAACACATACAAGTATCTGAAAGCACAAGACTCTTCACGCCCCGTACAATACGAACGTGCCGGATTGGAGTGGAATACTGACATTTATTGTCCTATGTATAGCAGACCTGCCGACATTGAAAGATATGCTAAGAATCCAAACGCTGACCGTCCGTTGATTCTTTGTGAATATGCCCATGCCATGGGAAACAGTCTTGGAAACTTTAAGGAATACTGGGATATAATCAAGAAATACCCCTTGTTACAGGGCGGATGTATTTGGGACTGGGTTGACCAGGGCTTCCTAGAAAAGACAAAAGACGGACGTAAATACTGGACATACGGTGGCGATTATGGTAAAATTGGAACACCTTCCGATGGCGACTTCTGTATCAACGGACTTGTATACCCCGACCGTACTACAAAACCTGCTACCGAAGAGATGCGTAAAGTATATCAGAACATCGATTTTGATACTGACTTCAAAAAAGGAAAGGCAATTATATACAACGGTTTCTTCTTTACTAATCTGAATAAATACGATTTCACTTACACAATAAAAAGAGAAGGAAAGAGTGTATTCACCGAAAAGTTCAATATTGATTGTGAACCCGGAGATTCAGTATCTATCGACCTGAAAAACTTACCAACAACACCAGCAACTACAGGTGATGACAGAATTGAATTCGAAGCAAAAATCAGAACGGCCGAACCACTTCTTCCAGTGGGTTATGTTATAGCCCGCGAACAGAAATGCATCAATCCTTTCAGAAAGCCAGTGGCACCAGTGGTAAAACCAGCTACTGTAAAAGAGACAGGCAGTCAGGTTGTTCTTACGGGTAAAGAGTTCAAAGCAACTTTTGACAAGAAGAACGGAATGCTGATTTCTTATATTTATAAAGGAACAGAATACATCCTTAATGAAAACGGATTGCACCCTAACTTCTGGCGTGCCCCAACCGATAACGATTACGGCGCAGGTCTCCCAAGAAAACTAAAAGCATGGAAAGAGGCAAGTTATCAGGATGTGGTAGCAAAGAACTTCTCTGTAACCAGCAATGATAAAGCAAGTAAGGTATCATGTACTTATGAATTCCCCGGAACCGAATCCACATGGGATATAACTTATACCGTTTATGAAAATGGTACAATCAAGGTAGACAACAAATTTGTTGCAGCCAACGAAAAAACCCCAATGATTCCAAGAGTCGGCCTCCGTATGCAATTACCGGTTTCGTTCGAGAATATGACCTATTACGGACGTGGTCCGAAAGAGAATTACCGCGACCGTCGCACTTCACAATTCCACGGTGAATTTACAACCAATGTAAAAAACAACTACGAAGGTTATATCCGTCCGCAAGAGAATAGCCACCACACAGACATTTACTGGTGTGCATTCACCGACAAGTCAGGCAAAGGTCTTCTCTTAGTTGCCGATAGAACATTTGAAATAAATGCATCTCCTTACACACTCGAAAGCATGGATAGCGGAGAGAGCATCGATAATGACAAACCAATTACTGAAAAGACCAACCATCGTCACCTGACCGATCCGCAGCCTCAGAAACTGATCGATTTGTGCATTGATTACCGAATGATGGGAGTTGGTGGAGACGACAGCTGGGGAGCCTTGCCACATAAAGAATATCTGATATTCCCGGGCAAAGGTCCTATCAGCTATGGATTTACACTTGTTCCCTTTAAGAAAGGAACCGACTACAAAAAGATGATCTTACAGTACTGA
- a CDS encoding alpha/beta hydrolase, giving the protein MKKVLLTIMVAASSTLFAQKPIELPLWPKGAPNSNGLTGPEQELEKNRISNVTSPTITVYKAKRGNGKAVIMCPGGGYFLLATDHEGHDMAPWFNAQGITYVVLKYRMPNGHCEVPLSDAQQAITLVRQHAAEWGVDIHKVGIMGASAGGHLASTLATHFTEETRPDFQILLYPVITMDKAYTHNGSRENLIGKNPGKDKELLFSNELQVTPDTPKAFIVLSSDDRSVPPQNGINYYLALLKNNVSASMHIYPIGGHGWGFWDSFAYKRQWTEELEKWLREL; this is encoded by the coding sequence ATGAAAAAGGTTCTCCTGACTATTATGGTAGCAGCATCAAGCACTCTCTTCGCTCAAAAACCGATAGAATTACCTCTATGGCCAAAAGGCGCCCCAAACTCTAACGGATTAACGGGGCCAGAGCAAGAGCTTGAAAAGAACAGGATCAGCAATGTCACATCTCCTACTATCACCGTTTATAAAGCTAAAAGGGGGAATGGCAAGGCAGTAATTATGTGTCCTGGTGGAGGTTATTTTCTTTTGGCTACAGATCATGAGGGGCACGATATGGCTCCATGGTTCAATGCGCAAGGTATAACCTATGTTGTATTAAAGTATCGTATGCCCAACGGTCATTGTGAAGTTCCACTATCGGATGCACAGCAGGCTATAACTCTTGTTCGTCAGCATGCAGCTGAATGGGGAGTCGATATTCATAAAGTCGGCATCATGGGAGCATCTGCCGGAGGTCATTTAGCATCAACTCTGGCTACTCATTTTACAGAAGAAACCCGTCCGGACTTCCAGATACTGCTTTATCCGGTTATTACGATGGATAAAGCATATACTCACAATGGTTCGCGCGAAAACTTGATAGGCAAGAACCCCGGCAAAGATAAGGAGTTGTTATTTTCAAATGAATTGCAAGTAACACCTGATACCCCTAAAGCTTTCATTGTACTTTCAAGCGATGACCGGTCGGTTCCGCCACAAAACGGGATTAATTATTATCTCGCTTTATTGAAGAACAACGTATCTGCATCTATGCACATATATCCGATTGGAGGTCATGGATGGGGATTCTGGGATAGCTTTGCATATAAGCGCCAATGGACCGAAGAGCTGGAAAAATGGCTCAGAGAACTATGA